In Candidatus Woesearchaeota archaeon, the genomic stretch AAATTGGCACCATCGCACTTGCGGGTGACGATGGGCGTGCACTTTTTGGCGCCGGCGTGCACGGGCACGAATACTCTGAAAAAGTAGCTGCGGAGATTGATGCAGAAGTGAAAAACATTATAGACACCGCATACGCCAAGGCAGAGAAAATTCTCACCGAAAAGCGCCATGTGCTTGACGCTATTGCGCAGGCGCTGATAGAGAAAGAAACGCTTGAGCGTGATGAGTATGAAGACTTGTTGCGCGCGCACGGCATTCCGGTAAAGCAAAAAGAAGACATTGAGCACGCACCCGTGGCGTAGAGTGTGTCAGGAGGTTGAGTTTTTCTCAAGAAGGCACTACCATTATGGGGTCATGCGCCGGTGTTGCAGGTACGGAGAAGAGCGCATGACCGTGATGCACCGCACGGGGTGCGTATCCGCCCATAGCACAATTGGTTAGTGCACGGAGCTTATATCTCCGAGGTTCTTGGTTCGAGTCCAAGTGGGCGGACTAGTTGCACCAGTGTGTACGTGCGAAGCACTACACACTGTGTGTGCAACTCCGCTCACGCGGACTCGAAAAAAGGCGCGCGCAAAGTCCGCGCAGCGAAGCGAAGCGGAAGCGCCGACGGGGTCGAGAGTTCTTAGTGTCTGAG encodes the following:
- a CDS encoding cell division protein FtsH, producing ITEKLLFDDVTTGPSNDLQVLTNLARNMVTRWGMSEKIGTIALAGDDGRALFGAGVHGHEYSEKVAAEIDAEVKNIIDTAYAKAEKILTEKRHVLDAIAQALIEKETLERDEYEDLLRAHGIPVKQKEDIEHAPVA